From the genome of Mucilaginibacter paludis DSM 18603:
TGGCGAATTTTTGGCAAGCGGCACCACCAATGTGGACTTTAATCAACCCATGCTTTCTGCCCTGAGCAGTATCCGTAAAAACGAAAACGTGTTACTCTCTATCGGGCAAAAAGAGGTAGGCTTACACCGCGAAAACGAAAAAATAATAGAGCGAAAAGTTCCGCTACCGGTTAAATGGATAAAGGGTTTAACTTCGGTACAAATGTTTCTTGCCCAGTCAGAAAAGGTTTATACGTTTAACCGCCTGCAGGCATTGCAGTTATTTAAAACCATACCAAGCGGTAAGCCTAAAACCGACTATTATTTATTGATAAGAGGGGGAAAGCCCCTATTCTCGCCGGCAAAAGCCCACGATGCGGTAACCATTGGCGGCATACACCGCTTAAAACTAATTGAACCTTTATTGGCCATTGCCGATGAGTTAAGGGTATTTCCGCATGCTACGATGCAGGCAACTACCTGGCAGGTTTATATTGGGCCTGTAAGATTCACCTTGTCATTATCAAGAGATGCCTGGCGCGGATTTTCTGGCGAAGGTGCCGCACTGGAATCGCTGATCGAAGATATTCCTGATCAGTGGGTGGAGCTTGTTGATCAGTATAGTTACGCCAACCAGGAGTTCAATGCCACTTTACTTGCCGTTAACGAGGGGCTGGACCTGAAAAAAGTAGA
Proteins encoded in this window:
- a CDS encoding SWIM zinc finger family protein, which codes for MSDTITYQYNKSSALNKSDASDELFLAKYSEVQKTNAPCFFWGRLTDPYVTARCLLTLSNVVQSSFNLSPFLLAMLKDPIVTAGNDKIRFEGFSHCAGVYARVDILGDGHDGEFLASGTTNVDFNQPMLSALSSIRKNENVLLSIGQKEVGLHRENEKIIERKVPLPVKWIKGLTSVQMFLAQSEKVYTFNRLQALQLFKTIPSGKPKTDYYLLIRGGKPLFSPAKAHDAVTIGGIHRLKLIEPLLAIADELRVFPHATMQATTWQVYIGPVRFTLSLSRDAWRGFSGEGAALESLIEDIPDQWVELVDQYSYANQEFNATLLAVNEGLDLKKVENITGRLSAIGLLGYDLDENSFFYRRLPFKLSRMMSLNPRLKDAEKLLSEGKVKIMVRNDDKIEAQVEGSGVKHIVILSAGKEQCTCTWFSKNQGERGVCKHILAVKKLVLN